In the genome of Streptomyces sp. Q6, the window GCGGCCCGGATGCTCTTTGTGCACCCGAACACCGTCCGCTACCGGCTCCGACGTGTGACCGACGTCACCGGGTGGTCGCCATCCGATGTCCGGTCGGCGTTCACCTTGCGCATCGCGCTGATCCTGGGGCGTCTGGCCGACGCGGATCCTCAGTCGTAGGCTTTTGTCGGGGGTCTACAATTCCCCCTTCGGTTCTTCGTCCCTGTCCCCACGGGCGGCCCGCACCGTCCACAAGAGAGAGTGTGAGAGTGCTCGTACTCGTCGCTCCCGGCCAAGGCGCCCAGACGCCCGGCTTCCTGACTCCCTGGCTCGAACTCCCCGGCGCCGCCGACCGCGTCGCCGCGTGGTCCGACGCCATCGGACTCGACCTTGCCCACTACGGCACGCAGGCCGACGCGGACGCGATCCGTGACACGGCCGTGGCCCAGCCGCTCCTTGTCGCGGCCGGGCTCCTGTCCGCGGCCGCCCTCGGCGACGTGGCGCCGGGCGCGGTGGCGGGGCACAGCGTCGGTGAGATCACCGCTGCGGCGTTCGCGGGCGTGCTCGACGACTCCGCGGCTCTTCAGCTCGTGCGCAAGCGCGGTCTGGCCATGGCCGAGGCCGCGGCGATCACGCAGACCGGCATGTCGGCGCTGCTCGGCGGCGACCCCGAGGTCACCGTGGCGCACCTGGAGAAGCTCGGGCTGACCCCGGCGAACGTGAACGGGGCGGGCCAGATCGTGGCCGCCGGCACGCTCGAGGAGCTGGCCGCGCTCGAGGCCGACAAGCCCGAGGGTGTGCGCCGCGTGGTGCCGCTGAAGGTGGCCGGCGCGTTCCACACCCGGCACATGGCCCCCGCCGTGGCGAAGCTGGAGGAGGCCGCCGCCGCGCTGGCCCCGGCCCACCCCACGGTCACGTACGTGTCGAACAAGGACGGCAGAACGGTCGCGACCGGCGCCGAGGTCGTCTCCCGGCTGGTGGGCCAGGTCGCGAACCCGGTCCGCTGGGACCTGTGCATGGAGACGTTCCAGGAGCTCGGCGCGACCGCGCTCATCGAGGTGTGCCCGGGCGGCACCCTCACCGGTATCGCCAAGCGGGCGCTGCCGGGTGTGAAGACCCTCGCCCTGAAGACCCCCGACGACCTCGACGCAGCCCGCGCCCTGATCGCCGAAGCCACTCAAGCAACGGCCTGACAAGGAGATCCGAGCAGCATGTCGAAGATCAAGCCCAGCAAGGGTGCCCCGTACGCGCGCATCCTCGGCGTCGGTGGCTACCGGCCGACGCGGGTCGTGCCGAACGAGGTGATCCTCGAGAAGATCGACTCGTCCGACGAGTGGATCCGTTCGCGCTCCGGTATCTCCACCCGTCACTGGGCGAACGACGAAGAGACCGTCGCGATGATGTCCATCGAGGCGTCCGGCAAGGCCATCGCCGACGCGGGCATCCAGGCCGAGCAGATCGGCGCCGTGGTCGTGTCGACCGTCTCGCACTTCGCGCAGACGCCGGCCATCGCGACGGAGATCGCGGACAAGCTGGGGACGCAGAAGGCCGCCGCGTTCGACATCTCGGCGGGCTGTGCCGGCTTCGGTTACGGCCTGACTCTCGCCAAGGGCATGATCGTCGAGGGCAGCGCGGAGTACGTGCTCGTCATCGGCGTGGAGCGGCTGTCGGACCTGACCGACCTGGAGGACCGCGCGACGGCCTTCCTGTTCGGTGACGGCGCCGGTGCCGTGGTCGTCGGTCCGTCCGCCGAGCCCGCGATCGGCCCCACCGTGTGGGGCTCGGAGGGCGACAAGGCCGGGACGATCAAGCAGACCGTGCCGTGGGACGTGTTCCGCATCGGCGACGTGTCGCAGCTGCCCCTGGACTCCGAGGGCAACGTCAAGTTCCCTGCGATCACGCAGGAGGGCCAGGCGGTGTTCCGCTGGGCCGTGTTCGAGATGGCGAAGGTCGCCCAGCAGGCACTGGACGCGGCCGGGATCAGCCCGGACGACCTGGATGTCTTCATTCCTCACCAGGCCAACGAGCGAATCATCGACTCGATGGTGAAGACTCTGAAACTGCCGGAGCACGTCACGGTCGCCCGCGACGTGCGCACCACCGGCAACACGTCGGCCGCCTCGATTCCGCTCGCGATGGAGCGGCTTCTGGCGACCGGCGAGGCGAAGAGCGGCGACACCGCGCTCGTCATCGGCTTCGGGGCGGGTCTCGTATACGCCGCCACGGTCGTTACCCTCCCCTAGGCATCCTGTGCGGATCACCTGATCCGCACAGCTGCCACTCACCTGCCGCTCCGCGGCGGGCGCCACACCCTCTGGATACACACCGAAGGAGCGCCACAATGGCCGCCACTCAGGAAGAGATCGTCGCCGGTCTCGCCGAGATCGTGAACGAGATCGCCGGCATCCCGGTCGAGGACGTCCAGCTGGACAAGTCCTTCACCGACGACCTGGACGTCGACTCGCTGTCCATGGTCGAGGTCGTCGTCGCCGCCGAAGAGCGCTTCGACGTCAAGATCCCGGACGACGACGTCAAGAACCTCAAGACCGTCGGCGACGCCACGAAGTACATCCTCGACCACCAGGCCTGAGCCACCGGCTTCAGTCCCTAAGGTCAGTCGCTCCGCCACCCGGCGGTGGCGCCGCTGAATCCCTCGCATCCGTTGGAGAAAGAATTCCTGTGAGCTCGACCAATCGCACCGTGGTCGTCACCGGTATCGGCGCAACCACACCGCTGGGTGGCGACGCGACATCCACCTGGGAGGGTCTGGTCGCCGGACGTTCCGGTGTCACGCCCCTCGAGCAGGAGTGGGCCGCCGACCAGGCGGTCCGTATCGCGGCGCAGATCGCCGTGGATCCGGGCGAGGTCATTCCTCGTCCTCAGGCCCGCAAGCTGGACCGCTCCGCGCAGTTCGCGCTGATCGCCGCCAAGGAAGCCTGGGCCGACGCCGGTTTCACCGACAAGGCCGGTGACGATCCGGCCGTCGACCCCGACCGTCTGGGCGCCGTCATCGCGTCCGGCATCGGCGGTGTGACCACGCTGCTCGACCAGTACGACGTGCTGAAGGAGAAGGGCGTTCGCCGCGTCTCCCCGCACACCGTGCCGATGCTGATGCCCAACGGCCCGTCGGCCAACGTGGGCCTGGCCGTGAACGCCCGCGCGGGTGTGCACACCCCGGTCTCCGCCTGCGCGTCGGGCGCCGAGGCCATCGGCTACGGCATCGAGATGATCCGCACCGGCCGCGCCGACGTCGTCGTCTGCGGTGGCACCGAGGCGGCCATCCACCCGCTGCCCATCGCCGCGTTCGGCAACATGATGGCGATGTCCAAGAACAACGACGACCCACAGGGTGCCTCGCGCCCCTACGACACCGGCCGGGACGGCTTCGTCCTCGGTGAGGGTGCCGGCGTCGTCGTCCTGGAGTCCGCCGAGCACGCCGCACGGCGTGGCGCCCGCGTCTACGCGGAGGCCGTCGGCCAGGGCATCTCCGCCGACAGCCACGACATCGTGCAGCCGGAGCCGGAGGGCCGCGGTATCGCGCAGGCCCTTCAGCACCTGCTCGACAACACCGACCTGGACCCGGCCGAGATCGTGCACGTGAACGCGCACGCGACGTCGACGCCCGCCGGTGACGTGGCCGAGCTGAAGGCGCTGCGCAAGGTCTTCGGTGACGACACCGACCACATGGCGGTCTCCGCCACGAAGTCCATGACGGGTCACCTGCTGGGTGGCGCCGGTGGCGTCGAGAGCGTCGCTTCGGTGCTCGCGCTGTACCACCGGGTCGCTCCGCCGACGATCAACGTGGAGAACCTGGACCCCGAGGCCGAGGCCAACGCGGACATCGTCCGTGGCGAGGCGCGCAAGCTGCCCGTCGAGGGCCGGATCGCCGCGCTGAACGACTCGTTCGGCTTCGGTGGGCACAACGTCGTCCTGGCCTTCCGGACGGTCTGACACGCCCCGACGCTCCGCTGAACACGGCAGTGGGCCCGCTCCGGTAACCCGGGGCGGGCCCACTGCCGTTCGCAGAGGCGTCAGACCACTCGTCAGACCACCTGATGGAGCCAGCGGACCGGGGCGCCCTCGCCCGCGTAGCGGAAAGGCTCCAGTTCGTCGTCCCAGGGCTTGCCGAGGAGTCTGGCGAGTTCTGCTTCCAGGTTCGTCTCGCCGGCCTTGGAGCGGGCGAGAGCGGCGCGCAGACGGTCCTCGGGGATGAGGATGTCGCCGTGGATGCCGGTGACGGCGTGGAAGATGCCGAGTTCGGGGGTGGCGCTGTAGCGCTCGCCCTCGGCGGCGGCACAGGGTTCGGCCGTCACCTCGAAGCGCAGCAGTTGCCAGCCGCGCAGCGCGGAGGCCAACTGGGACGCGGTGCCCACCTCGCCCCGCCACGAGAACTCGGATCTCCAGGTGCCCGGCGCCGCCGGCTGCCTGATCCAGTCGAGGCTGACGCGCGCGCCTAGGACGCCCGCGACCGCCCATTCGACGTGCGGGCACAGCGCGCGCGGCGCGGAGTGCACGTACAGAACTCCACGTGTCGTCACCGGGACCTCCAGTGTGGGTCGAGGTTCGCCTTCCCCAGCGGCCTCGCGCCCGTGCCGAGCCTTCTTCCCTCTGAGCCCGACCCATGAGGTTCAGACAAAAAGGGACACATCTGACGTGTTGTAATTTAGCGGAACCGGTACAGCGGGGTCTCACTGGGTCGACCGGGGACCCCGGGGCGAGGCTATCGCGCAGCGGTGCAAGGAGTGTGACGTACTGTCGGTCCCGAGGCCGACAAACACCGACCTTTCACCCGACAGGGCCACGGCATATGACGGAGGGGACACGGGATGCGGGAGCGAAGCCACCGGTCGACCGCCGTTCGGGCGGCCGTCGCCGGTGCGGTGGTCGCGGTGCTCGGGGTCGCGGGGCTGACGGCCTGTGACGCCTCCGGTGACAACTCCCCCGGTCCCGGCGGTTCGACAGCGGCCACGAAGCCGTCGCCGAAGCCCACTCCGACGTGGGACACGAGTCCGCGTTCCGTCGCCGCCGTGGGCGATTCGATCACGCGGGGGTTCGACGCCTGCTCCGTGCTGTCGGACTGCCCCGAGGTCTCGTGGGCGACCGGTTCCGACGCGCAGGTCAAGAGTCTCGCCGTACGGCTGCTCGGCAAGAGCCGTGCCGCGTCGCACAGTTGGAACTACGCGCAGACGGGGGCGCGGATGGCCGATCTGCCGGAGCAGATGCGGCGGGCGGCGGAGCGCGGGCCGGGGCTCGTGACGGTGATGGCCGGGGCCAATGACGCGTGCCGGACGACCGCGGCGGCGATGACGCCCGTGGCCGACTTCCGGGCCGACTTCGAGGAGTCCCTGCGGCAGTTGCGGCGTACGGCGCCGAAGGCGCAGGTGTACGTGATGAGCGTGCCGGACCTGAAGCGGCTGTGGTCCGAGGGGCGGGCGAATCCGCTGGGCAAGCAGGTGTGGAAGCTGGGCATCTGCTCGTCGATGCTGGCCGATCCGGACGCCGTCGACAGTGCGGCCACCGCGCGGCGCGACGCCGTGCAGGAGCGCGTGGTGGCGTACAACAAGGTGCTGAAGGACGTCTGCGCGAAGGACAAGCGGTGCCGTGACGACGACGGCGCGGTCTTCGGATACCGGTTCGGGCAGACGCAGTTGAGTCACTGGGACTGGTTCCACCCGAGTGTGAACGGGCAGGCGCGGCTGGCCGAGCTCGCCTATCGCGCGGTGACCGCGAAGGATCCGGCCGCCTGAGTGTCACAGGGCGGGCGTAGGGTCTCGATCATGCGCAGCGAACTCTTCGACGCCCTCCCCGACGGCACCGACGTCCACCGCTGGATCCTGGAGCGGGACGGGGTGCGGGTCCGTGTCCTGACGTACGGCGGCATCGTGCAGACCGTCGAGACGCCCGACCGGGAGGGGACCGAGGGGCAGATCGTGCTCGGGTTCCCCGATCTCGCCGGCTATCTCGCGCACCCGGGTCCTTACCTGGGCGCGCTGGTGGGGCGGTACGCGAACCGGATCGCGGGCGGCCGGTTCCCGCTCGACGACCGGACTTATCACCTCGCGCAGAACGACGGATCGAACTCGCTGCACGGCGGTGAGCGCGGCTTCGACAAGCGGGTGTGGGGCGCGGAGGCCGTCGGCGAGCACGCGGTGCGGCTGAGCCGGGTCTCGCCGCACGGCGAGGAGGGGTTCCCGGGGCGTCTCGAGGTGTCGGCGACGTACGCGCTGGAGGAGGGCGGGGCGCTGCGGATCTCGTACGAGGCCGTGACCGACGCGCCGACGGTCGTGAACCTCACGAACCACACGTACTGGAATCTCGGCGGGGCCGGTGCCGGGGACGCGGCCGGTGGGCACGAGGTGCGCATCGACGCCGGGCGGGTGACCGCCGTGGACGAGAACCTGATTCCGACCGGTGAGCTGAGCCCGGTCGAGGGGACGCGGTTCGACTTCCGGGAGAGCCGGAAGGCCGGGCCCGGGTACGACCACAACTATGTGCTCGACAAGGGCGTCACCGGCGAGGCCGTGACGGTGGCGGAGGTGCGCGACCCGGTGTCGGGGCGGACGTTGAGCGTGGCCACGACCGAGCCGGGGTTGCAGTTCTACACCGCGGACCACTTCGACGCCGATGTGCCGTTCGCGCCCGGTGACGGGATCGCGCTGGAGACGCAGCACTTCCCGGACTCGCCGAACCGGCCGGAGTTCCCGAGCACCGTGCTGCGGCCCGGCGAGGTGTACCGGTCGCAGACGGTGTACGGGTTCGGTGTCCGCCCGTAAAGAGCCGTCGGAGGTGTGAGGACGGCAAAGGGGCGGCGGGGTCAGGTGCCGCCGCCCCTGGTCGTGGGGCCGCCGGTCAGACGGTGAGCGTCGTGCTCACGCGGTGGTCGGTGAGCGAGCGGCCGGCCGACAGCTCGTAGGAACCGGCCTGGTGGGACCAGGACCTGGTGTGCTCGTCCCAGATCTCGAAGGCGCGGCGCGGGAGTTCGACGACGGCTTCGACGCTCTCGCCGGGGGCCGCGCCGACGCCCGCGAATCCGGCGAGCCAGCGCTCGGGGCGGGCCGCGTCGGGCTCGGTCGGCGACAGGTAGAGCTGGACGACCTCGCGGCCGGGGCGTTCGCCGGTGTTGCGGACGCGGATCGTCGCCGTGGTGCCGGTGACCTCGATCGACTCGTACGTCCAGTCGGTGTAGCCGAGGCCGTGGCCGAAGGGGTACGCGGGGGTGGCGCCGGCCTTGTCCCAGGCGCGGTAGCCGATGAACACGCCCTCGGTGTAGGCGAGTTCGCCGTCGGTCGGGGTGACCTGGGTGACCGGGGCGTCGGTGAGCGAGCCCCAGGTGGTGGGCAGTCGGCCGCCGGGCTC includes:
- a CDS encoding SGNH/GDSL hydrolase family protein is translated as MRERSHRSTAVRAAVAGAVVAVLGVAGLTACDASGDNSPGPGGSTAATKPSPKPTPTWDTSPRSVAAVGDSITRGFDACSVLSDCPEVSWATGSDAQVKSLAVRLLGKSRAASHSWNYAQTGARMADLPEQMRRAAERGPGLVTVMAGANDACRTTAAAMTPVADFRADFEESLRQLRRTAPKAQVYVMSVPDLKRLWSEGRANPLGKQVWKLGICSSMLADPDAVDSAATARRDAVQERVVAYNKVLKDVCAKDKRCRDDDGAVFGYRFGQTQLSHWDWFHPSVNGQARLAELAYRAVTAKDPAA
- a CDS encoding aldose epimerase family protein, which translates into the protein MRSELFDALPDGTDVHRWILERDGVRVRVLTYGGIVQTVETPDREGTEGQIVLGFPDLAGYLAHPGPYLGALVGRYANRIAGGRFPLDDRTYHLAQNDGSNSLHGGERGFDKRVWGAEAVGEHAVRLSRVSPHGEEGFPGRLEVSATYALEEGGALRISYEAVTDAPTVVNLTNHTYWNLGGAGAGDAAGGHEVRIDAGRVTAVDENLIPTGELSPVEGTRFDFRESRKAGPGYDHNYVLDKGVTGEAVTVAEVRDPVSGRTLSVATTEPGLQFYTADHFDADVPFAPGDGIALETQHFPDSPNRPEFPSTVLRPGEVYRSQTVYGFGVRP
- a CDS encoding acyl carrier protein, with translation MAATQEEIVAGLAEIVNEIAGIPVEDVQLDKSFTDDLDVDSLSMVEVVVAAEERFDVKIPDDDVKNLKTVGDATKYILDHQA
- a CDS encoding ACP S-malonyltransferase, which translates into the protein MLVLVAPGQGAQTPGFLTPWLELPGAADRVAAWSDAIGLDLAHYGTQADADAIRDTAVAQPLLVAAGLLSAAALGDVAPGAVAGHSVGEITAAAFAGVLDDSAALQLVRKRGLAMAEAAAITQTGMSALLGGDPEVTVAHLEKLGLTPANVNGAGQIVAAGTLEELAALEADKPEGVRRVVPLKVAGAFHTRHMAPAVAKLEEAAAALAPAHPTVTYVSNKDGRTVATGAEVVSRLVGQVANPVRWDLCMETFQELGATALIEVCPGGTLTGIAKRALPGVKTLALKTPDDLDAARALIAEATQATA
- a CDS encoding beta-ketoacyl-[acyl-carrier-protein] synthase family protein: MSSTNRTVVVTGIGATTPLGGDATSTWEGLVAGRSGVTPLEQEWAADQAVRIAAQIAVDPGEVIPRPQARKLDRSAQFALIAAKEAWADAGFTDKAGDDPAVDPDRLGAVIASGIGGVTTLLDQYDVLKEKGVRRVSPHTVPMLMPNGPSANVGLAVNARAGVHTPVSACASGAEAIGYGIEMIRTGRADVVVCGGTEAAIHPLPIAAFGNMMAMSKNNDDPQGASRPYDTGRDGFVLGEGAGVVVLESAEHAARRGARVYAEAVGQGISADSHDIVQPEPEGRGIAQALQHLLDNTDLDPAEIVHVNAHATSTPAGDVAELKALRKVFGDDTDHMAVSATKSMTGHLLGGAGGVESVASVLALYHRVAPPTINVENLDPEAEANADIVRGEARKLPVEGRIAALNDSFGFGGHNVVLAFRTV
- a CDS encoding DUF3145 domain-containing protein, with the protein product MTTRGVLYVHSAPRALCPHVEWAVAGVLGARVSLDWIRQPAAPGTWRSEFSWRGEVGTASQLASALRGWQLLRFEVTAEPCAAAEGERYSATPELGIFHAVTGIHGDILIPEDRLRAALARSKAGETNLEAELARLLGKPWDDELEPFRYAGEGAPVRWLHQVV
- a CDS encoding ketoacyl-ACP synthase III codes for the protein MSKIKPSKGAPYARILGVGGYRPTRVVPNEVILEKIDSSDEWIRSRSGISTRHWANDEETVAMMSIEASGKAIADAGIQAEQIGAVVVSTVSHFAQTPAIATEIADKLGTQKAAAFDISAGCAGFGYGLTLAKGMIVEGSAEYVLVIGVERLSDLTDLEDRATAFLFGDGAGAVVVGPSAEPAIGPTVWGSEGDKAGTIKQTVPWDVFRIGDVSQLPLDSEGNVKFPAITQEGQAVFRWAVFEMAKVAQQALDAAGISPDDLDVFIPHQANERIIDSMVKTLKLPEHVTVARDVRTTGNTSAASIPLAMERLLATGEAKSGDTALVIGFGAGLVYAATVVTLP